In Nasonia vitripennis strain AsymCx chromosome 2, Nvit_psr_1.1, whole genome shotgun sequence, a genomic segment contains:
- the LOC100119703 gene encoding ubiquitin carboxyl-terminal hydrolase 20, whose protein sequence is MPLVATNCPHAESHGDLSIVEDIIAGKETFDKCVECDNEGPNLWLCLYPECRYVGCAEQHLDHSTIHNRKFLTHSAHMNLSSNRIWCYSCQKEIHTRHIPSPSLSPNQLDLMVFGNKFSGDASVSINCKPEKFDFHQYFQRFVDDSNAANRINTDRGDSFLDKSEDSPDSTDSDESRDFSGKPRGLVGLQNIGNTCYMNSALQALSNVPPLTQFFLDCAHMVSYVARDRKPGLSLSYLNLIREMWNKRTRGYTVPHAILTGIRTVHPMFRGYHQHDTQEFLRCFMDQLHEELKEHIEEDRDGLQRLKSLGEPSSDEEETEVDGTGSSQSDAEYETCDSGVSEQSSLSDEGERGMKRRYSKVSQADKLRNKFTSRSVKKGTADVTYTQQQRSSQSSPVKHHSKKQMKTRSIISDIFDGKLLSSVQCLTCDRISTRIETFQDLSLPIPSRDHINMIHQGSLTPQKASPCSDVVYVTNQSGWISWFLQLMRSWLWGPTVSLHDCLSAFFSADELKGDNMYSCEKCNKLRNGIKFSKVLELPEVLCVHLKRFRHELMFSSKIASYVSFPLEDLEMRPHLHKDCVSKETSYDLISVICHHGTAGGGHYVCYALNPITNQWFEFDDQCVTPVSRETVQNCGAYVLFYRKRSQEIMQLREKTVELMEMSSKESSDLNFFVSRQWINRFNTFAEPGPIDNSDFLCPHGGVNPVRAKFVDKICTPIPQHVWEFLYKTFGGGPVCTHLCECPICEEKHEAMEKRRLYELEIFNQLNRPDNPTALYALAMSWFRQWQSFVKSKETQPPGPIDNSSISVNKGGQTVLKVGSDYGPIPEELWQFFVNTYGGGPAVMLHSCQRPVPAHSSIPTHSAASPSQVHIDKNSKFPHVEAKLKQVTAAKSTESISMQDTSAILADNNSTVNTDAQPAPRETSG, encoded by the exons ATGCCTCTCGTTGCAACAAACTGCCCCCATGCCGAGAGTCATGGCGATTTGTCAATTGTTGAAGACATAATCGCTGGAAAGGAGACTTTTGACAAATGTGTCGAGTGTGATAATGAAGGTCCTAATCTTTGGCTGTGCCTGTATCCAGAATGCCGCTATGTTGGTTGTGCGGAGCAACATCTGGATCACAGCACTATCCATAACAGGAAGTTCCTAACACACTCTGCCCACATGAATCTTTCTTCAAACAGGATTTGGTGTTACTCCTGTCAGAAAGAGATCCATACCAGGCACATACCATCACCTTCACTCTCACCAAACCAGCTTGATCTCATGGTTTTTGGAAACAAATTCTCTGGAGATGCCTCTGTTAGTATAAATTGCAAGCCtgagaagtttgattttcaccaatattttcaaag ATTTGTAGATGATAGTAATGCAGCTAATAGGATAAATACAGACAGAGGAGACTCTTTTCTTGATAAATCAGAAGATTCTCCTGACAGCACAGATTCAGATGAAAGCAGAGATTTTTCAGGAAAACCTAGAGGATTAGTTGGTTTGCAGAATATTGGTAACACATGCTACATGAATTCAGCATTGCAGGCATTATCAAATGTTCCACCATTGACACAATTTTTCCTGGATTGTGCTCACATGGTGTCTTATGTTGCTAGAGATCGCAAACCTGGTTTGAGCTTAAGTTACTTGAACCTCATTAGAGAAATGTGGAATAAAAGAACCAGGGGGTACACGGTTCCGCATGCTATATTGACGGGTATACGAACAGTTCATCCAATGTTTAGag gtTACCATCAGCACGACACGCAAGAGTTCCTACGCTGTTTCATGGATCAACTTCATGAAGAACTTAAAGAGCACATTGAGGAAGATCGAGATGGTTTGCAGCGATTGAAAAGTCTCGGCGAGCCTTCATCAGATGAAGAGGAGACTGAAGTTGATGGAACTGGTTCAAGTCAATCAGATGCTGAGTATGAGACCTGTGACTCTGGAGTGAGTGAACAGAGTTCGCTCAGCGACGAAGGCGAACGAGGCATGAAACGAAGATATTCCAAAGTGAGTCAGGCCGACAAGCTCAGAAACAAGTTCACAAGTCGTAGTGTAAAGAAAGGCACCGCCGACGTCACTTACACTCAACAACAAAGGTCTTCCCAAAGCTCACCAGTAAAACACCattcaaaaaaacaaatgaaaaCACGAAGCATTATTAGCGACATATTTGATGGTAAACTTTTGAGCAGCGTGCAGTGTCTCACCTGCGATAGGATATCCACACGAATCGAGACATTCCAGGATTTGTCGTTGCCGATTCCGAGCCGTGATCACATTAACATGATACACCAAGGATCCCTAACTCCGCAAAAAGCAAGTCCTTGTTCCGACGTTGTTTACGTGACTAATCAATCAGGCTGGATTTCCTGGTTTTTGCAATTAATGCGCTCCTGGCTATGGGGCCCAACTGTTAGTCTCCACGATTGTCTCTCTGCGTTCTTCAGTGCGGATGAATTGAAGGGTGACAACATGTACAGCTGCGAAAAGTGCAACAAGCTGCGTAATGGCATCAAGTTCTCAAAAGTTCTCGAATTGCCTGAAGTTCTCTGCGTCCATCTCAAAAGATTCCGGCACGAGCTCATGTTCAGTTCCAAGATCGCAAGTTACGTGTCCTTTCCGTTGGAGGATTTAGAAATGCGTCCTCACCTTCACAAAGATTGTGTCTCCAAGGAGACAAGTTATGACCTCATCTCAGTGATTTGCCATCACGGAACTGCCGGCGGAGGTCACTACGTCTGCTACGCTCTGAACCCGATTACAAATCAGTGGTTCGAATTCGATGATCAGTGTGTGACGCCAGTGTCTCGCGAAACTGTGCAAAACTGCGGCGCATACGTGCTGTTTTACCGAAAGCGCTCGCAGGAGATTATGCAGCTGCGCGAGAAGACCGTTGAGCTCATGGAGATGTCATCAAAAGAGTCTTCGGATTTGAATTTCTTCGTGTCAAGGCAGTGGATTAATCGGTTCAATACTTTTGCTGAACCTGGACCAATTGACAACTCCGATTTCCTTTGCCCCCATGGAGGTGTAAATCCTGTGAGAGCCAAGTTTGTAGATAAAATTTGTACGCCTATCCCGCAGCACGTTTGGGAGTTTTTGTACAAAAC ATTTGGTGGTGGACCAGTTTGTACGCATTTATGTGAATGTCCCATATGTGAAGAGAAACACGAAGCAATGGAAAAACGACGACTTTACGAATTGGAAATTTTCAATCAGCTAAATCGCCCTGATAATCCAACGGCACTTTATGCTTTAGCGATGTCTTGGTTCAGGCAATGGCAGAGTTTCGTAAAAAGCAAAGAGACTCAGCCTCCTGGGCCGATAGACAATAGTTCCATTTCTGTAAATAAGGGCGGTCAAACAGTTTTGAAAGTTG GTTCTGATTATGGTCCAATACCAGAGGAGCTTTGGCAGTTCTTTGTAAATACGTACGGTGGAGGACCAGCGGTGATGCTTCATTCGTGTCAACGGCCAGTGCCTGCACATTCTAGTATTCCTACACATTCCGCTGCAAGTCCGTCACAAGTTCACATTGATAAGAACTCAAAATTTCCCCACGTAGAGGCTAAACTGAAGCAAGTGACCGCTGCCAAAAGCACCGAATCGATATCGATGCAGGACACTAGCGCTATATTAGCTGATAATAATTCAACGGTGAATACCGATGCTCAACCGGCTCCAAGAGAAACCAGCGGCTAA
- the LOC100678712 gene encoding putative ankyrin repeat protein RF_0381 isoform X1: MTTGNRNLKLLDYISKSGDCAIDRCLAAVIGGSIDETDQNGDTVLISAIRYQNFQIAEQLIKYGAEVNVKNNCCRTALLYAVTNTSDLDTVKFVPKLSVPETVETYYWVESLNFAFEARDNEVIQKLRKSPNYDSDRLSLVKMLLSAGAEVNHRDINGCSPIQCAVYTGDVELLKTLIDAGADIESQNCLGVTALHDAILCRNKEMVDLLLTHGLHACGRSWAYLDLKTVKGNTPLHWAALFNRYYSHADIIKELLEHHPVDLDIRNARGQTPFHFIIMNGGINLVIDFIMHKSNLEMEDRDGMNACHYANHNEDKADVINAVWDIENIHTIVKYQKQSALHLASRFLKPVYIRYFIDRGADVNATDSSGATPLFLCLYTYSLSQIESKSMDEYRQTISLLLECGSDINMKIRHRGADEKTIFQMAIEGRDVDAIRSIFEHVAAIEAKTNKPVFDANNLAVLKKNPLNKDHYGKCRAELEAMKNHKINNTLCTYFAILTEPVKVLARYVRNKTVVEEFRKSDYAFAYPIYKSRLREKIEAAVIKEQMIETACTILSTTLQFGNPSDLFYEIITYKYFSDADLKFLIHNASDE; the protein is encoded by the coding sequence ATGACTACGGGAAATCGCAACTTGAAACTTCTAGACTACATTTCAAAAAGCGGCGATTGTGCTATAGATCGATGTCTCGCTGCTGTCATAGGCGGCAGCATCGACGAAACTGACCAAAACGGCGATACAGTCTTAATCTCCGCCATCAGATATCAGAACTTTCAAATAGCGGAACAATTGATCAAGTATGGTGCCGAAGTAAACGTTAAAAATAACTGCTGCCGAACCGCATTGCTATACGCTGTAACCAACACGAGTGATCTCGATACCGTCAAGTTCGTACCCAAACTTTCTGTTCCTGAGACAGTAGAAACCTACTACTGGGTCGAGTCTTTGAACTTCGCCTTCGAAGCCAGGGACAACGAAGTGATTCAGAAGCTGCGAAAGAGCCCGAATTACGATAGTGACAGACTCAGCCTCGTGAAGATGCTGCTGAGTGCCGGAGCCGAGGTCAATCACAGAGACATCAACGGCTGCTCGCCGATCCAGTGCGCCGTCTACACAGGTGATGTCGAGCTTCTGAAAACTCTGATCGACGCTGGTGCTGACATCGAGAGCCAAAACTGTCTCGGCGTCACAGCGTTACACGACGCAATCTTGTGTCGCAACAAGGAAATGGTTGATTTGCTGTTGACTCACGGACTTCACGCCTGTGGCAGATCATGGGCGTACCTCGACCTCAAGACTGTCAAAGGCAACACTCCGTTGCACTGGGCCGCGCTGTTTAACAGATACTACAGTCACGCGGACATCATTAAGGAGCTACTGGAGCATCATCCCGTTGATTTGGACATTCGGAACGCAAGAGGCCAGACACCTTtccattttattattatgaacGGCGGCATAAATTTGGTGATAGATTTCATTATGCACAAGTCGAACTTGGAAATGGAAGATCGTGACGGAATGAACGCTTGCCATTACGCGAACCATAATGAGGATAAAGCTGACGTTATCAACGCGGTATGGGACATTGAAAACATACATACGATagtgaaatatcaaaaacaatCAGCGCTGCATTTAGCAAGCCGATTCCTCAAGCCGGTTTACATTCGCTATTTTATCGACAGGGGTGCAGACGTTAACGCGACTGACAGCAGTGGCGCTACACCATTATTTTTATGCTTATATACCTATTCACTTTCACAAATCGAATCAAAATCCATGGATGAATATAGACAGACGATAAGCCTGCTTCTCGAGTGCGGTAGCGACATCAACATGAAGATTCGTCATAGGGGGGCAGATGAGAAGACCATCTTCCAGATGGCGATCGAAGGAAGAGACGTTGATGCGATTCGCTCGATATTCGAGCACGTAGCTGCAATAGAAGCGAAGACTAACAAGCCAGTGTTCGACGCCAACAATCTGGCGGTGCTAAAGAAAAATCCGTTGAACAAGGATCACTACGGCAAGTGCCGAGCCGAGCTTGAAGCCATGAAAAATCATAAGATTAATAATACGCTGTGTACCTACTTCGCTATATTAACAGAGCCGGTGAAGGTGCTGGCTCGGTACGTGAGAAATAAGACAGTGGTTGAAGAGTTCCGAAAGAGCGATTATGCTTTCGCTTATCCGATTTATAAATCGCGGTTAAGGGAAAAAATCGAGGCGGCTGTGATTAAAGAACAGATGATCGAAACCGCGTGTACTATATTGAGTACAACGCTTCAATTCGGTAATCCGAGTGATTTGTTTTATGAAATTATAACTTATAAATATTTCTCGGATGCGGATCTCAAGTTTCTTATTCATAACGCTAGTGATGAATAA
- the LOC100678712 gene encoding putative ankyrin repeat protein RF_0381 isoform X2, with protein sequence MTTGNRNLKLLDYISKSGDCAIDRCLAAVIGGSIDETDQNGDTVLISAIRYQNFQIAEQLIKYGAEVNVKNNCCRTALLYAVTNTSDLDTVKFVPKLSVPETVETYYWVESLNFAFEARDNEVIQKLRKSPNYDSDRLSLVKMLLSAGAEVNHRDINGCSPIQCAVYTGDVELLKTLIDAGADIESQNCLGVTALHDAILCRNKEMVDLLLTHGLHACGRSWAYLDLKTVKGNTPLHWAALFNRYYSHADIIKELLEHHPVDLDIRNARGQTPFHFIIMNGGINLVIDFIMHKSNLEMEDRDGMNACHYANHNEDKADVINAGCRR encoded by the exons ATGACTACGGGAAATCGCAACTTGAAACTTCTAGACTACATTTCAAAAAGCGGCGATTGTGCTATAGATCGATGTCTCGCTGCTGTCATAGGCGGCAGCATCGACGAAACTGACCAAAACGGCGATACAGTCTTAATCTCCGCCATCAGATATCAGAACTTTCAAATAGCGGAACAATTGATCAAGTATGGTGCCGAAGTAAACGTTAAAAATAACTGCTGCCGAACCGCATTGCTATACGCTGTAACCAACACGAGTGATCTCGATACCGTCAAGTTCGTACCCAAACTTTCTGTTCCTGAGACAGTAGAAACCTACTACTGGGTCGAGTCTTTGAACTTCGCCTTCGAAGCCAGGGACAACGAAGTGATTCAGAAGCTGCGAAAGAGCCCGAATTACGATAGTGACAGACTCAGCCTCGTGAAGATGCTGCTGAGTGCCGGAGCCGAGGTCAATCACAGAGACATCAACGGCTGCTCGCCGATCCAGTGCGCCGTCTACACAGGTGATGTCGAGCTTCTGAAAACTCTGATCGACGCTGGTGCTGACATCGAGAGCCAAAACTGTCTCGGCGTCACAGCGTTACACGACGCAATCTTGTGTCGCAACAAGGAAATGGTTGATTTGCTGTTGACTCACGGACTTCACGCCTGTGGCAGATCATGGGCGTACCTCGACCTCAAGACTGTCAAAGGCAACACTCCGTTGCACTGGGCCGCGCTGTTTAACAGATACTACAGTCACGCGGACATCATTAAGGAGCTACTGGAGCATCATCCCGTTGATTTGGACATTCGGAACGCAAGAGGCCAGACACCTTtccattttattattatgaacGGCGGCATAAATTTGGTGATAGATTTCATTATGCACAAGTCGAACTTGGAAATGGAAGATCGTGACGGAATGAACGCTTGCCATTACGCGAACCATAATGAGGATAAAGCTGACGTTATCAACGCG GGGTGCAGACGTTAA
- the LOC100119627 gene encoding eukaryotic translation initiation factor 2 subunit 1 has product MVLSCRFYKEKYPEVEDVVMVNVRSIAEMGAYVHLLEYNNIEGMILLSELSRRRIRSINKLIRVGKTEPVVVIRVDKEKGYIDLSKRRVSAEDVEKCTERYAKAKAVNSILRHVAELLNYESDDQLEELYQKTAWHFEEKYKKQKASAYDFFKQSVLDPSILAECDLDERTKEVLLNNIKRKLTSQAVKIRADVEVACYGYEGIDAVKAALKAGLALSTDELPIKINLIAPPLYVMTTSTPEKTDGLKALSDAIEVIKEKIVSMGGVFNVQMAPKVVTATDDAELAKQMERAELENAEVAGDDDEEENEGMGNFSGGEDNDENDEKDKESAEED; this is encoded by the exons ATGGTGTTATCTTGTCGATTTTACAAAGAAAAGTATCCAGAGGTGGAGGATGTTGTTATGGTCAACGTCCGTAGTATAGCTGAAATGGGTGCCTATGTGCATCTATTGGAGTATAATAACATTGAAGGCATGATCTTGCTTTCTGAATTGTCCAGGAGACGTATCCGTTCTATTAATAAGTTAATTAGGGTAGGAAAAACAGAACCAGTTGTTGTCATTCGTGTTGACAAGGAAAAAG GTTACATCGATTTAAGTAAAAGAAGAGTGTCAGCTGAAGACGTTGAAAAGTGTACAGAACGATATGCTAAAGCAAAGGCAGTGAACTCTATTTTGAGACATGTTGCAGAACTATTAAACTATGAAAGTGATGACCAATTAGAAGAACTGTATCAAAAGACAGCATGGCACTTCGAAGAGAAGTACAAGAAACAAAAAGCATCTGCTTATGACTTCTTTAAACAATCAGTATT GGATCCGTCAATTTTAGCAGAGTGTGATCTTGATGAACGCACAAAAGAAGTTTTGTTGAACAATATCAAAAGAAAATTGACTTCCCAAGCTGTTAAAATAAGAGCAGATGTTGAAGTAGCTTGCTATGGATATGAAGGCATTGATGCTGTAAAAGCAGCACTGAAAGCTGGCTTGGCCTTATCCACAGATGAGCttccaattaaaattaatttaatagcACCTCCACTTTATGTTATGACAACTTCAACCCCAGAAAAAACAGATGGGTTAAAGGCATTAAGTGATGCTATTGAAGTtatcaaagaaaaaattgtGTCAATGGGTGGTGTGTTCAATGTGCAAATGGCT CCCAAGGTCGTTACAGCCACTGACGATGCTGAACTGGCCAAACAGATGGAGCGAGCTGAACTCGAAAATGCGGAAGTTGCTGGTGACGATGATGAGGAAGAGAATGAAGGCATGGGTAACTTCAGTGGTGGAGAAGATAATgatgaaaatgatgaaaagGATAAGGAATCTGCGGAGGAAGATTAA
- the LOC100115087 gene encoding 40S ribosomal protein S20-like: protein MASLKSENPEKPGQEVAPVHRIRITLTSRNVRPLEKVCSDLLKTAKKQKIKVKGPIRIPTKVLRITTRKTPCGEGSKTWDRFQMRIHKRVIDLYSPSEIVKEITSIIIEPGIEVEVTIAND, encoded by the exons Atg GCAAGCTTGAAGTCCGAAAACCCAGAAAAACCCGGGCAAGAAGTTGCACCAGTTCATCGTATAAGGATTACCCTTACCTCACGCAATGTTCGACCTTTGGAAAAAG tATGTTCTGATTTACTGAAGACTGCGAAGAAACAGAAAATTAAAGTAAAGGGACCTATACGAATTCCTACAAAGGTGCTACGTATAACAACTCGTAAAACACCTTGTGGAGAAGGATCTAAAACATGGGACCGTTTCCAAATGCGTATCCACAAAAGAGTTATTGATCTTTATTCACCATCTGAAATTGTAAAAGAAATTACCAGCATAATAATTGAGCCCGGGATTGAGGTTGAGGTCACAATTGCCAATGattaa
- the LOC100679827 gene encoding 40S ribosomal protein S20-like: MASLKVDNPEKPVQETAPIHRIRITLTSRNVRSLEKVCSELIQRGKKQKLKVKGPVRMPTKILRITTRKTPCGEGSKTWDRFQMRIHKRVIDLYSPSEIVKQITSISLEPGVEVEVTIAND, from the exons ATAATCCTGAGAAGCCAGTACAGGAGACTGCTCCGATTCACAGAATCAGAATCACCCTGACTTCTCGCAATGTTCGCTCACTTGAAAAAG TGTGCTCAGAGCTGATCCAGAGGGGAAAGAAGCAGAAGCTGAAGGTAAAGGGACCTGTGCGTATGCCTACAAAGATCCTGAGGATCACGACACGTAAAACCCCTTGTGGTGAGGGTTCCAAGACCTGGGATCGCTTCCAAATGAGAATTCACAAAAGGGTTATCGATCTCTACTCGCCTTCTGAAATTGTTAAGCAAATCACAAGTATCAGTCTGGAACCCGGTGTAGAAGTTGAGGTCACCATCGCTAACGACTAA